The following proteins are co-located in the Purpureocillium takamizusanense chromosome 10, complete sequence genome:
- a CDS encoding uncharacterized protein (COG:S~EggNog:ENOG503P2HU) produces MTADEEHEGASIKEQLIAACRGNNTDLLTELLDGKPDDEITSLLNSTTTVMGNYLYHEAASRGNYEIIDLLLDQPAFECDPVNRLEGDTPLHSAIRWLNAEPPAQRPFGLALVSMMLEAGSSPRARNRARLTPAQLVDPANVQLKELIHQHEYASQNAGDFAHVVESNGGGSAATNNNNKNSAVLLDAHDARGSDDDDDAEFSGSDDEERAEWERRRRERKGAR; encoded by the exons ATGACCGCTGACGAGGAGCACGAG GGCGCCTCCATCAAGGAgcagctcatcgccgcctgccgcggTAACAACACCGACCTCCTcaccgagctgctcgacggcaagcccgacgacgaaaTCACCTCGCTCCTcaacagcaccaccaccgtcatgGGCAACTACCTCTACCACGaggccgcctcgcgcggcaACT ACGAAATCatcgacctcctcctcgaccagccCGCTTTCGAGTGCGACCCCGTCAaccgcctcgagggcgacacCCCCCTCCACTCCGCCATCCGCTGGCTCAACGCCGAGCCCCCCGCCCAGCGGCCCtttggcctcgccctcgtctccatgatgctcgaggccggctccagcccccgcgcccgcaaccgcgcccgcctcacccccgcgcagctcgtcgaccccgCCAACGTCCAGCTCAAGGAACTCATCCACCAGCACGAGTACGCCAGCCAAAACGCTGGCGACTTCGCTCACGTCGTCGagagcaacggcggcggcagcgccgccaccaataacaacaacaagaactccgccgtgctgctcgacgcccatgatgcgcgcggcagcgatgatgacgatgacgcggAATTCAGCgggagcgacgacgaggagcgcgccgagTGGGAACGCAGGAGAAGGGAGCGCAAGGGGGCCAGGTGA
- the soh1 gene encoding Mediator of RNA polymerase II transcription subunit 31 (EggNog:ENOG503P5DS~BUSCO:EOG09265KF9~COG:K~COG:L), translating into MASQDVSMDSPPRPAGDQGSEEPMYGGYSRFEIELEFVQSLANPFYLNHLASQKLLSQPAFVAYLAYLRYWSRPPYLKYLTHPGPTLRHLELLQQERFRQDIMSPDLVARLVDEEMRASVQWHREA; encoded by the exons ATGGCCTCGCAGGACGTGTCAAtggactcgccgccgcgacccgcGGGCGACCAGGGCAGTGAGGAGCCCATGTACGGCGGCTACTCGCGTTTCGAGATTGAGCTCGAG TTCGTCCAGTCCCTCGCCAACCCCTTCTACCTCAACCACCTCGCGTCGCAGAAGCTCCTCTCGCAGCCTGCCTTCGTCGCCTACCTTGCCTATCTGCGCTACTGGTCCCGCCCGCCGTACCTCAAGTACCTGACGCACCCGGGCCCGACGCTGCGCCACCTCGAGCTCCTACAGCAGGAGCGCTTCCGGCAGGACATTATGAGCCCGGACTTGGTGGCTCggctggtcgacgaggagatgcgcGCGTCGGTGCAGTGGCACCGCGAAGCGTGA
- the RPC11 gene encoding RNA polymerase III C11 subunit (EggNog:ENOG503P5TR~COG:K~BUSCO:EOG0926539T) yields the protein MLLFCPHCANILTVSLTNMRTNRLECRTCPFEHSITEPVFSRRVYERKEKEDVFGGPGAWDNAQKGRVQCPNDGCDGDEAAFFQVQIRSADEPMTSFFKCMTCGHRWREN from the exons atgctgcTCT TCTGCCCGCACTGCGCCAACATCCTGACCGTGTCGCTCACCAACATGCGCACCAACCGGCTCGAGTGCCGGACGTGCCCGTTTGAGCACAGCATCACGGAGCCCGTCTTCTCGCGGCGCGTCTACGAgcgcaaggagaaggaggacgtCTTCGGCGGGCCAGGCGCCTGGGACAACGCGCAAAAGGGTCGCGTCCAGTGCCCCAACgacggctgcgacggcgacgaggctgcctTCTTCCAGGTCCAGATccgcagcgccgacgagcccatGACGAGCTTTTTCAAGTGCATGACGTGCGGCCACCGCTGGCGCGAGAACTGA
- a CDS encoding uncharacterized protein (EggNog:ENOG503PRM6), producing the protein MALTAERPLTPTVTTTTTTTTRLPGRTAKAEPASEPELHSKFALLPAELRLKIWACATEPRVVILDDLVHRAGAYPLPAVTQLNAEARAESRHGYEPAGRGSHVDFSRDIIVCDASISDHKEGRARALEALAPRVRRLAFWDCFPDDGRVDGLPLYSAYLAACYNNNNNNSDSNNNHSPQFSLQQHMGQGQAEHGEDGSQAGAVVGRVAFDRLWFPNLEDLWIVKVGEVDRSWELGPVAIDRSVPAEVRARRTARQFRYWVDDGVVEMASLDLDEPETKAVLRHGRCGKPDCRELNRGRPTMVSKVVFVDGRYGDGGGGGGGERPRGMGWHQHPGAQAERWPPPASASSSCSSSASAPASPSAASDSAAWAQGQANGDDWRRIRPWSTSEDPDPGKGGHKDTAENRMRWIIVERILTFSLRWEGFGDVEDGASASAPGNGPAATTPRRRQWRQRRGRGVSNGAAP; encoded by the coding sequence ATGGCTTTGACGGCGGAGCGCCCGCTTACACCGacagtgacgacgacgacgacgacgacgacaaggctgCCGGGCCGCACAGCCAAGGCCGAGCCGGCGTCTGAGCCAGAGCTGCACTCCAAGttcgcgctgctgccggcggaGCTACGCCTCAAGATATGGGCCTGCGCAACGGAACCCCGCGTGGTGAttctcgacgacctcgtGCACCGGGCGGGGGCGTATCCGCTGCCGGCCGTGACGCAGCTCAatgccgaggcgcgggccgAGTCACGGCACGGGTAcgagccggccggccggggctcGCACGTGGACTTTTCGCGCGACATCATCGTCTGCGATGCGAGCATCTCAGACCATAAGGAAGGCAGGGCGCgggccctcgaggcgctggccccGCGCGTGCGTCGGCTGGCCTTTTGGGACTGCTTCCCGGATgacgggcgcgtcgacgggctgccTCTGTACTCGGCGTACCTGGCGGCGTGctacaacaacaacaacaacaacagcgacagcaacaacaatCACAGCCCGCAATTTTCACTCCAGCAGCACATGGGTCAAGGGCAGGCGGAGCATGGGGAGGACGGATCCCAGGCCGGGGCCGTCGTTGGCCGGGTTGCCTTCGATCGGCTGTGGTTCCCTAACCTCGAGGACCTGTGGATCgtcaaggtcggcgaggtggaCCGCTCGTGGGAGCTGGGGCCGGTGGCCATCGACAGGAGCGTGCCGGCGGAGGTgagggcgcgcaggacggcgcgccAATTCCGCTACTGGGTGGACGATGGAGTGGTGGAGATGGCGAGCCTGGACTTGGACGAGCCCGAGACCAAGGCGGTACTGCGCCACGGACGGTGCGGCAAGCCCGACTGCCGGGAGCTGAACCGGGGCCGACCGACCATGGTGTCTAAAGTGGTGTTTGTGGATGGGCGATACGgggacggtggcggcggcggcgggggggagaGGCCAAGGGGGATGGGGTGGCATCAGCATCCGGGGGCGCAGGCAGAgcgttggccgccgccagcatcagcatcatcatcttgttcttcttcagcatcagcaccagcatctCCATCAGCGGCATCAGACTCAGCAGCATGGGCACAAGGACAGGCGAACGGGGACGACTGGAGGCGCATACGGCCATGGTCGACGTCGGAAGACCCAGACCCGGGCAAGGGCGGGCACAAGGACACAGCGGAGAACAGGATGCGGTGGATCATCGTGGAGCGAATACTGACGTTTTCACTGCGGTGGGAGGGTttcggcgacgtcgaggacggggcatcggcgtcggcgccgggaAAtggaccggcggcgacgacgcctcggcgAAGGCAGTGGCGGCAACGTCGGGGACGAGGCGTGTCGaacggggcggcgccgtag
- a CDS encoding uncharacterized protein (COG:S~EggNog:ENOG503Q605~MEROPS:MER0031610), whose protein sequence is MTTYESAPNRFVTVGDTRFAYRWLGQRHGIPLVLLMHFRGTMDHWDPALINPLAAARPVILIDNAGVGRSSGEVPKTFAGWAQHYVDVICALGVKRADIMGFSMGGCVAQLVALNAPKLVRSLVLCGTIPSEGEGVTHAPLGPFNQLKAAATDDEHRDAFLSTFFTGSERSQAAGRASWERIVNARPNRTPAVPAEAAHRQAVTFAKFMDPKQAKDASYNRFHELKLPVLIANGNEDLLLPTENSILMWKKLSGVGAQLHLYPDSGHGFLFQNAGPFAALINTFLDSAPDQASRL, encoded by the exons ATGACCACGTACGAATCTGCCCCCAATCGCTTCGTCACTGTCGGCGACACTCGGTTTGCCTACCGATGGCTCGGTCAGAGGCACGGCATCCCGCTCGTGCTGCTCATGCACTTCAG AGGTACCATGGACCACTGGGATCCTGCCTTGATCAACCCGCTGGCCGCGGCACGGCCCGTCATCCTGATAGATAATGCCGGCGTTGGGCGCTCGTCAGGCGAGGTGCCAAAGACTTTTGCGGGATGGGCGCAGCACTATGTCGATGTGATCTGCGCACTCGGAGTCAAGCGTGCAGACATAATGGGGTTCTCCATGGGCGGATGCGTCGCACAGCTGGTCGCCCTCAATGCCCCGAAACTCGTCCGCAGTCTCGTGCTCTGCGGCACGATCccgagcgagggcgagggcgtcacgCACGCGCCGTTAGGGCCCTTCAACCAGCTGAAAGCGGCCGcaaccgacgacgagcaccgcGATGCCTTCCTGTCCACCTTCTTCACGGGCTCGGAGCGGAGCCAGGCCGCCGGGAGGGCGAGCTGGGAGcgcatcgtcaacgcccgCCCGAACCGCACGCCTGCCGtcccggccgaggccgcccatCGACAGGCCGTCACGTTTGCCAAGTTCATGGACCCCAAGCAGGCCAAGGATGCATCTTACAACCGATTCCATGAGCTCAAGCTGCCTGTCCTCATTGCCAACG GCAACGAGGACCTGCTGTTACCGACAGAGAATAGCATCCTCATGTGGAAGAAGCtgagcggcgtcggcgcccaaCTGCACCTATACCCGGACTCGGGTCACGGTTTTCTCTTCCAGAACGCCGGCCCTTTCGCGGCACTCATCAACACTTTCCTCGACAGCGCTCCTGACCAGGCCAGCAGACTGTAA
- a CDS encoding uncharacterized protein (COG:S~EggNog:ENOG503P7IG~SECRETED:SignalP(1-18~SECRETED:cutsite=AAA-ID~SECRETED:prob=0.4871)) — MKTAAAILALSGLAAAAAIDFSKFPACSVPCLQEAIPLSGCTDPNDVACFCKPETVQKMTANALKCLLDKCDASKIVEVKNASDEICASVGKSVDMPSGTPTPPPTGVAAPSSASAPADGSTSAVAATTSGAAQPTGTGALTPTASQPAITAGANAGPMVGAIAAVVAVAVAL; from the exons ATGAagaccgccgctgccatcctcgccctctccgggctcgccgccgccgccgccattgacTTTTCCAAGTTCCCAGCGTGTTCG gtccCTTGCCTCCAGGAAGCCATCCCCTTGTCGGGCTGCACGGACCCCAACGACGTGGCCTGCTTCTGCAAGCCCGAGACGGTGCAGAAGATGACGGCCAACGCCCTCAAGTGCCTTTTGGACAAGTGCGATGCGTCCAAGATTGTGGAAGTCAAGAATGCAAGCGACGAGATTTGCGCCAGCGTCGGCAAGAGCGTCGACATGCCCAGcgggacgccgacgccgccgccgacgggcgtggcggccccgagctccgcctcggcgccggccgatggctccaccagcgccgtcgccgccaccacgagcGGGGCCGCCCAGCCAACCGGCACGGGCGCTCTCACGCCCACGgcaagccagcccgccatcaCGGCCGGTGCCAACGCCGGCCCTATGGTTggtgccatcgccgccgttgtcgccgtcgccgttgccctGTAA
- a CDS encoding uncharacterized protein (EggNog:ENOG503P0JE~COG:C) encodes MFQVSLPRTYTHHCHVYQVYTVYISQSFAWWWAMSLQSSRRVARCTIRASLRLPLWPTYLGPRYRVSAASINSNKRTTLRFSCTASTSSSSPSSTSTTPFDAAASLVESLSSSSSCFQALASRQGNQFASPHHHHPQRRRLRGLSRPFFRRSSQALSASSLSWTCPSPQQSRTIITTTTFNTNTTMAGPVTDTDGGGGAAPAAPAAATGSTGGNITARDKLLIHVPQPPPPGFLDALAARFPQLSVRWEIAGFDPLRSDLASADTLPPEVLDGVTMLCAYPPAAAAAIPDVRFVQLISAGSDRWVGHDKYRDPRVVFCSGSGCHAPQIAEWVIASWLASEHHFDVYKQQQLQRHWSARVADHPVTDSMGRRMAVFGYGAIGRHCAQLGRALGMDVVAYTRRPRPTPASRRLDPGSYAVPGTGDPDGVIPSRWFHGEDDPAAALADMLRLGVDLLVLAVPLSDSTRGLVGRREFDLMRDVAAGVAGVDSATTTAAAAAAATGSESTTGQKAMRRPPPFLCNIARGPIVDSLALVDALRDGSLRGAALDVTDPEPLPADHPLWTAPNVFITPHVAWQSTGIIDRIAGLILENLTRLDEGRPLLNQIKK; translated from the exons ATGTTCCAAGTTTCACTTCCACGTACGTATACACACCATTGTCACGTTTATCAagtgtatactgtatacaTAAGCCAGTCGTttgcgtggtggtgggccaTGAGCCTCCAGAGCAGCAGAAGAGTCGCGCGCTGCACCATCCGCGcgtctcttcgtcttcccCTCTGGCCGACGTACCTCGGCCCCCGATATcgcgtctccgccgcctccatcaacTCCAACAAGCGAACGACGCTACGCTTCAGCTGCACCGCCAGcacctcctcttcctcaccCTCCTCGACAAGCACCACGCCTtttgacgccgccgccagtctCGTGGAATCAttgtcatcgtcatcttctTGTTTTCAGGCGCTCGCGTCGCGACAGGGAAACCAATTCGCCAGCccgcaccatcaccaccctcagcgccggcgcctccgcgGCTTGTCACGACCTTTTTTTCGCCGTTCCTCGCAAGCGttgtcggcatcgtcgttgtcgtggACTTGTCCGTCGCCCCAGCAGTCAcgcaccatcatcaccaccaccaccttcaacaccaacaccaccatggccggcccAGTGACGGACAcagacggaggaggcggagcagcaccagcagcaccagcagcggccacgggcagcaccggcggcaacaTCACCGCCCGCGACAAGCTCCTCATCCACgtcccgcagccgccgcccccgggcttcctcgacgcgctggcggcgcgcttccCGCAGCTGTCGGTGCGGTGGGAGATTGCGGGCTTCGACCCCCTGCGCAGCGAcctggccagcgccgacacgctgccgcccgaggtcctcgacggcgtcaccATGCTGTGCGCctacccgcccgccgccgccgccgccatccccgACGTGCGCTTCGTGCAGCTCATCTCGGCCGGCTCGGACCGCTGGGTCGGGCATGACAAGTATCGGGACCCCCGGGTCGTGTTTTGCTCGGGGAGCGGCTGCCACGC ccccCAGATCGCCGAATGGGTCATCGCCTCCTGGCTCGCCTCGGAGCACCACTTTGACGTCtacaagcagcagcagttgcAGAGGCACTGGtccgcccgcgtcgccgaccaccCCGTCACCGACTCCATGGGCCGGCGCAT ggccGTCTTCGGctacggcgccatcggccgcCACTGCGCacagctcggccgcgccctcggcatggacgtcgtcgcctacacgcgccgcccgcgccccacgcccgcctcgcgccgcctcgacccGGGCTCCTACGCCGTccccggcaccggcgaccCGGACGGCGTCATCCCCTCGCGCTGGTTccacggcgaggacgaccccgccgccgcactcgCCGACatgctccgcctcggcgtcgacctgctcgtcctcgccgtgccCCTCTCCGACTCGACccgcgggctcgtcggccgccgcgagttTGACCTCATGCGCGACGTTGCCGCTGGCGTTGCTGGCGTCGATTCGGCGAccactaccgccgccgccgccgccgccgccaccggtaGCGAGAGCACCACGGGACAGAAGGCGatgcgccgccccccgccgtTCCTGTGCAACATCGCCCGCGGCCCCATCGTCGAttccctcgccctcgtcgacgccctgcgcgacggctcccttcgcggcgccgccctcgacgtcacCGACCCGGAgcccctgcccgccgaccACCCGCTGTGGACCGCCCCCAACGTCTTCATCACCCCGCACGTCGCCTGGCAGTCGAccggcatcatcgaccgCATCGCCGGCCTGATCCTCGAGAACCTGACGCGCCTGGACGAGGGCCGTCCCCTGCTCAACCAAATCAAGAAGtga
- a CDS encoding uncharacterized protein (TransMembrane:1 (n4-15c20/21o141-160i)~SECRETED:SignalP(1-18~SECRETED:cutsite=SLT-AP~SECRETED:prob=0.3801)), whose translation MKPLSVLLGVGLVSVSLTAPATEPYQVITTEDGIPIIRTNIVRVETPAAAAAVPYAPPSHSVISHFAKLASGALGWLHVPGFRVAPVFNQDTPTAVADSNGDVWSGGYGRKGHGKGRHGHHRHRHNRKPFHFYPRLSLKDGLPFIIVAVSLSVVVACSLLRRTAAALKGEENPPVDSALAEKGRLQRRFEDLQTGAKTVSGPVVSPAESC comes from the exons ATGAAGCCGCTATCTgtgctgctcggcgtcggcctcgtcagcGTCAGCCTCACCGCTCCCGCTACGGAACCCTACCAAGTCATCACCACCGAGGACGGCATCCCCATCATTCGAACCAACATTGTTCGGGTCGAaacccccgccgccgccgccgctgtcccCTACGCTCCGCCATCTCACTCCGTCATCTCCCACTTCGCGAAGCTAGCTTCGGGCGCCTTGGGATGGCTCCACGTCCCCGGATTCCGTGTCGCGCCCGTCTTCAACCAGGACACGCccaccgccgtggccgactcCAACGGCGACGTTTGGAGCGGAGGCTACGGCAGGAAAGGCCACGGCaagggccgccacggccatcatcgccatcgtcataACCGGAAGCCTTTCCATTTCTACCCCCGGCTGAGCCTGAAGGACGGACTCCCCTTTATCATTGTGGCCGTCTCACtgtcggtggtggttgcCTGCTCATTGTTGAGAAG GACGGCTGCCGCGCTCAAGGGCGAAGAGAACCCGCCTGTCGACTCTGCCCTGGCTGAAAAGGGgcgcctgcagcggcggTTTGAGGACTTGCAGACGGGCGCGAAGACGGTCTCTggccccgtcgtctcgcctgCTGAGAGCTGCTGA
- the GPI2 gene encoding D-stereospecific aminopeptidase (EggNog:ENOG503NZ4F~COG:I~TransMembrane:8 (i118-146o152-170i307-326o338-356i363-383o389-406i418-437o457-475i)), whose amino-acid sequence MPSPTDDETPFPALTHASTFSGFGRSHLSPHDAAPPPQHLRRGAGASGAATSGDYVDGAAESLPRMRHMASDRSTSRRRKRAWKKLMWVKQSYPDNYTDQATFLENLQRNPRLKPYDFWPLVADSTVILQHVCSVIIFIVCFVGIFKERVSPVSVASWSSFGTSLGWLLWERWVSEEEDQDDELLLAAGGAGAGTSSTSTGLGRAGSVRRRGRAASMRRPPPHPLRTESFPSTPAASLTPSATPSAASSTTNLHLNGSSALKQPRSASTTSLGSQQPQLGPGGELLPPPPQQNMSDPEESRAHQRLGTIKSALLIYCTLLGLSPILKSLTKSTSSDSIWAMSFWLLAVNIFFFDYSGGVGAKFPASLSTNAALMASTVLASRLPSTKQVFSLTLFSIQVFGLFPVFRRHVRHRSWRYHVVQTVLLVLGAGLGVGMVVSDPRRGDGGWPWKNGTVGMVVGMVVAALATGGCSWWLIGLQKYKNEIRGPWDPARPIIMSRTRWDDR is encoded by the exons atgccctcgccgaccgacgacgagacccCATTCCCAGCCCTCACCCACGCGTCCACCTTCAGCGGCTTCGGCCGCTCCCATCTCTCGCCTCacgatgccgcgccgccgccccagcacctccgccgcggcgcaggggcGTCCGGAGCCGCGACCAGCGGAGACTacgttgacggcgccgccgagtcgcTACCCCGTATGAGGCACATGGCTTCCGATCGCAGtaccagccgccgccggaagCGCGCCTGGAAGAAGCTCATGTGGGTGAAGCAGTCGT ACCCCGACAACTACACCGACCAGGCCACCTTCCTCGAGAACCTCCAGCGCAACCCGCGCCTCAAGCCCTACGACTTTtggcccctcgtcgccgactcgACCGTTATCCTGCAGCACGTCTGCTCCGTCATCATATTCATCGTCTGCTTCGTCGGCATCTTCAAGGAGCGCGTCTCacccgtctccgtcgccagcTGGAGCAGCTTCGGCACCTCTCTCGGCTGGCTCTTGTGGGAGCGATGGGTctccgaggaggaggaccaggacgacgagctcctcctcgccgcgggtggcgcgggtgccggcaccagcagcacctcaaCGGGTCTGgggcgcgccggcagcgtTCGTCGCAgagggcgcgccgcgagcatgcgtcgcccgccaccacaTCCGCTGCGCACCGAGTCGTTTccgtccacgcccgccgcctcgctgacgccgtccgcgacgccctcggcagCCAGCTCCACGACCAACCTCCACctcaacggcagcagcgccttgaaGCAGCCTCGGTCGGCGTCTACGACGTCGCTCGGGTcacagcagccgcagctcggcCCCGGCGGTGAGctactgccgccgcctccccagCAGAACATGTCGGACCCGGAAGAGTCGCGGGCGCACCAGCGCCTCGGCACCATCAAGTCGGCGCTGCTCATCTACTGCACGCTGCTGGGTCTCAGCCCGATCCTCAAGTCGCTCACCAAGTCGACATCGAGCGACAGCATCTGGGCCATGTCATTttggctgctggccgtcaacatcttcttcttcgatTACTcaggcggcgtcggggccAAGTTTCCGGCGTCACTGTCGACCAACGCGGCGctcatggcgtcgacggtgctGGCCAGCCGGCTGCCCTCCACCAAGCAGGTCTTCAGCCTCACCCTCTTCAGCATCCAGGTGTTTGGGCTGTTCCCTGTGTTCCGACGGCACGTGCGGCACCGCAGCTGGCGCTACCACGTAGTGCagacggtgctgctggtgctcggcgccgggctgggcgtgggcatggtggtgtcggacccgcgccgcggggatggcggctggccgtggaAGAACGGCACCGTGGGCATGGTAGTtggcatggtggtggcggccctCGCCACGGGAGGGTGCAGCTGGTGGCTCATCGGGCTGCAGAAATACAAGAACGAAATTCGTGGGCCGTGGGACCCGGCGCGGCCCATCATCATGAGTAGGACGCGCTGGGACGACAGATAG
- a CDS encoding uncharacterized protein (COG:S~EggNog:ENOG503P0W5), with protein sequence MASATVKTRILIISDTHGAKPHVKPPSRTSDGNNQPGDDGGDNDNEDELTSSPTAKLLHHSPTGFRDPLPEADVAIHCGDLTRRSTVAEFAATFSFLSALRAPLKLVIAGNHDLALDAEHWFAGLDEDEEEDEEQDEDHKEWQARALQECRDDYRAVRDIVSHAEAHGVRYLAGEGTHAFALPNGARLSLYASPYTPAFGGWAFQYPSGEHAFGIPSRASAVDAAVDVVVTHGPPLGVLDGAGVAQLRGLPPEHPATEHAGCDALFRAVHAARPQLHCFGHIHESWGAYLATWRDDDDDNADDGEADGERADAQHLQQQRHQQHQPTVHSAIDSSASQFVLTARELKPQTHADLPAVTPDQVRRLARLSRQRCVHVDTTADGGGLPTRLQKGRQTLFVNASIMDIHYRPSQLPWLVDLDLPRAEARQDDAGPST encoded by the coding sequence ATGGCCTCCGCCACAGTCAAGACAcgcatcctcatcatctcCGACACGCACGGCGCCAAGCCCCACGTCAAGCCGCCCTCACGCACCAGCGACGGCAACAaccagcccggcgacgacggcggcgacaacgacaacgaaGACGAGCTCACCTCCTCCCCCACCGCCAAGCTCCTCCACCACTCGCCCACCGGCTTCCGCGACCccctgcccgaggccgacgtcgccatcCACTGCGGAGACCTCACCCGGCgcagcaccgtcgccgagttcgccgccaccttctccttcctctccgccctgcgcgccccgctcaagctcgtcatcgccggcaaCCAcgacctcgcgctcgacgccgagcactGGTTCGCCGGCTtagacgaggacgaggaagaggacgaggagcaggacgaggaccaCAAGGAGTGGCAAGCCCGTGCCCTGCAGGAGTGCCGCGACGACTACCGCGCCGTGCGAGACATCGTCTCCCACGCCGAGGCCCACGGCGTGCGctacctcgccggcgagggcaccCACGCCTTCGCGCTGCCCAACGGCGCGCGCCTCTCCCTCTACGCCAGCCCCTACACGCCCGCCTTTGGCGGCTGGGCGTTCCAGTACCCGTCCGGCGAGCACGCCTTTGGCATTCCCTCGCGCGCCTctgccgttgacgccgccgttgacgtcgtcgtcacgcaCGGCCCGcccctcggcgtcctcgacggcgccggcgtcgcccagctccgCGGCCTGCCCCCCGAGCACCCGGCCACCGAACACGCCGGCTGCGACGCCCTCTTCCgcgccgtccacgccgcccgcccgcagctccACTGCTTCGGCCACATCCACGAGTCGTGGGGCGCCTACCTCGCCACctggcgcgacgacgacgatgacaacgccgacgatggtgaggccgacggcgaaaGGGCCGACGCACAACatctccagcagcagcggcaccagcagcaccagcctACCGTGCACTCCGCCATCGACTCCTCTGCCTCACAGTTCGTCCTCACCGCCCGAGAGCTCAAGCCCCAGACGCACGCCGACCTCCCCGCCGTGACGCCCGACCAGgtccgtcgcctcgcccgactTAGCAGGCAGCGGTGCGTGCACGtcgacaccaccgccgacggcggcggtctgCCAACGCGCCTGCAAAAGGGTCGCCAGACGCTCTTCGTCAACGCCTCCATCATGGACATCCACTACCGGCCCTCGCAGCTGCCGTGGCTGGTCGACCTCGATCTCCCGCGAGCCGAGGCGCGGCAGGATGATGCTGGGCCCTCCACCTGA